The genomic window GAGGTGGGGCAGGTCCTTGTCCTCGGCCAGCGCCTCGTCGGGCATCTCCAGGGTCCGGGCCAGGGCCTGGAGGATTTTCGGGTCGTAGAAGAGGGAGGTCTGGCTCATCTCGGCCAGCGCGGACTGGGCGTTGCCCCGCTTCTCCTCCAGGTCGAGGAAGTCCGAGGCGACCTTCAGGATGCGGCCGCCCAGGGGGATCTCGTCCTCCCGGACGTGGATGAGGGGGAACCCGGAGCCGTTGTAGTTCTTGTTCATGAAGAGGATGGCCTGGGCGACCTCCTCCATGCGCGGGATGTGGCGGATGAGGCCCGAGCTGATCTCCGGGAGGCGGGTGACCGTCTCGCGCTCGTGGGTGGTGATCAGGCCGCCGGAGCGCACCTTGGCCATGACGGAGGGGGGGACGGTGAGCGCGCCGATCTGGCTGAGCATGGACGCGACCGTCACCACCCAGGTGGACTCCAGCTCCAGGACCTTGGCGATCTTCTGGGCCAGGGGGGCCAGGTGCTGGGACCGCGCGAAGGCCACGGGGTCGGCGATCGAGAGCAGGTCCACCAGGAGGGCGAGGCTGCCCTTGAGGGTGCCCTCCACCAGCTCCCGCTCGGCGGTCACCAGCTGGTACTGCTTGAGTCCGGCCTCCAGCGAGAGGGCCAGGGTGTCCGGGTCGCAGGGCTTGGTGAGGAAGCGGAAGATGTTCCCCTGGTTGACGGCCTCGATGGCCGTGTTCTGGTCGGCGTTGCCGGTGAGCATGATGCGCACGGAATCCGGGGACAGCTCCTTGGCCCGGGAGAGGAACTGGATGCCGTCCATGCCGGGCATGCGCATGTCGGAGAGGATCACCCCGTAGGGGTCGTTATCGCGCATGCAGGCCAGGGCCTCGTCGCCGCCCTGGGCGGTGTCGAACTGGAAGCGCTTGCGCAGCGTCCGGGTGTAGGCGGCCAGGATGTTGGGGTCGTCATCGACCAGGAGGACCTTGGGGCTCATGGGGTGTCCTTTTCTGCGGGTTCGAGGGTGAGCCAGGCGGGGACGCGGTCCTGGAGGCCTGCTCCGGCGAGGAACTCGCCGTCCTGGAGGCCCGCCGCCACGTGCACCGCCGCCATGGCCAGGGGATCGGCGAGCCGGGCCCTGGACGGGGAGCGCAGGTTGCCGACGAGGTCCAGCAGGGGGGCCGGAAGGCCCATGAGGGTCAGGTAGAGCCTGGAGACCTCGGGGGCTTCGGCGCCGAAGACCCGGCGTTCGTCCCGGTCCTCCGTCCCGGGCCGGGCCAGGGCCAGGATCATGGGGCCCGCGGCCGAAAGGAGGCCCCCGGCGTAGGCGAGATCCTGGACCGGCGCCGGGGCCCCCTCCGCCCGCGCGATGGCGAGGGCGAGCCGGGCGATGCGGAGGTGGGCCTCGCGCAGGGGCCTGAGCCGGGCCTCAGCCTCGGGGGCCGCGGGACCCATTACGAGATCCGCCAGCTCCTCCCGGCCCAGGAGCTGCACGGCCTCCCAGGGGTCCACCGTGGGCCTGGGCGGTCCGTAGAAGGCCGAATTGACCAGCTTCAGGGCCTTGGCGGCCAGTCCGGGATCCCGGCAGACCAGGCCCCTCAGGGCCACAGGCTGGGCGGCGGGATCGTCCAGGAACGCGCGGACCCGGTGGGAGGTCACGGGGCTTCCCGGCAGCTGGCCCATGCCGGCCACCACCGGAAGCAGGTCCATCTCGCCCTGTCCGAGGTCCTTGACCTCGGACACCTGGACGAGGGCCGCCAGCAGGAGGCCCGGCTCGCTGGGCTTGGTGAGGAAGCGGTGGGCGTACCGCGCCGCGCCGTGGAGCATGGCGGTGTCCTGGTGCCCCGAGAGCACGATGCGGACCATCTCCGGCCGGTGCTCCAGGCTCCATTCCATGAGCTGCACGCCGCTGTAGCCCGGCATGTTGAGGTCCGTGACCAGCACGTCGAAGGGCTGGACCTCCAGGAGCTCCCGGGCCTTGCGGCCGGACTCCGCGACGACGACCTCCCAGAGGTTGCGCATGCGGCGCAGCATGCGCTCGAGGCCCAGCAGGATCAGCTGCTGGTCGTCCACCAGCAGGATGCGAAGCCTAGCCAAGGCGCCCCCCTTCCCGGTCCCGGGTGACGGGTACCCGCAGGATGAACACGGACCCCGACCCGGTCTCCGTCTCGAAGGCCACGGTGCCCTTGTGGCGCTCCACGATCACGGTGTGGACGATGGCCAGGCCCTGGCCGGTGCCCCTCCCGACCTCCTTGGTGGTGAAGAAGGGATCGAAGATCCTCGGCCTCACATGTTCGGGGATGCCCGTGCCGGTGTCCCGCACCCGGATCTCGGCCATGCCCGCGTCCAGGGCGGTGGAGACGGTGATGGTCCCCTTGGTCTCGGGATCGGCGCTCTGCGCGTCGCTGATGGCGTGGGCCGCGTTGACCACGAGGTTGAGGACGGCCTGGTTGATCTCGTTGGGGTAGCAGAGCACCGGCGGGAGGTTGGGATCCAGCTCCAGGACGAGGTTGGCCACGTACTTCCATTCGTTGCGGGAGACGGTGATGGTGCTCTCGATGGAGCGGTTGAGGTCCACATCCACCGGTTCCTCGCTGCCGGGGTGGGAGAAGTCCTTCATGGCCTTGACGATCCGGGTGACCCGGGCGATGCCTTCCGCGGACTGTTCGATGGCCCTGGGGATCTCCTCCTTGAGGTAGGGCAGGTCCACCTCCTCCAGGATCCGAGCCAGGGGACCCGCAGGCTCCGGGAGGGCCTCCTCCAGCCCTTCCACCACCCTGAGCAGGTCCTGGAAGGCCTCGGCGAGGAACTTGGTGTTGTCGCCGATGTACTGGGTGGGCGTGTTGATCTCGTGGGCGATGCCAGCCGCCAGCTGGCCGATGGCCTCCAGCTTCTGCGCGTGGCGCAGCTGGACTTCCAGGGAGAGGCGCGCCTGTTCGATCTTTCGGTTCTCTGTGGTGTCCTCCATCAGCCACACCGACCCTTCGTGGGGTATGGCGGGGTTCAGGGGCCTCCCGATCATCCGGCACCAGAACGAGGACCCGTCGCCCCGCAGGAGCTGCCAGGTGACGTCGGCGCGCTCCCCGCGCCGCATGGCGTCGTAGGTGGAGCGGGCCATCTCGTCGTAGGAGGCGCCGTCGGGGTAGAGGATCCGGGTGGGGGCGCCCAGGAGCTGGGCCAGGGGCCGCCCCAGGATCTCCGCCAGCCGGGAGTTGACCCATTCGAAGACTCGGTCGCGCACGAAGGCGATGCCCAGGGTGGAGTTCTCTAGGATGAGGTTCTTGATGGCGTGGGCCTTCAGCAGCTCCGTGTCCGCCTTCACCCGTGCCGTGATGTCCCGGGAGACGATGATGGCCAGGTCTCCGGAGGCGGTCCTGCCGCGCACGATCGCCGCCCGGCCCTCGAAATGGCGCCACGTGCCGTCCTTGTGGAGCAGGCGGAACTCGGTGGTGTCCTCGCGCCCGCCCTGGAAAAGCTCGGCCAGCTCGGCCTGGAGCCGGTCCCGGTCCTCGGGATGGAACAGGAACATGGGGGGGAACTCGTTGAGTTCCTCCATGGTGAAGCCCAGGGTCCGGGCATGGGCGAAGTTCTGGAAGAGCCGCCGGCCACTCTGGTCCAGCAGGGCCACCAGGTCGCCGGCGTTCTCGGAGATCACCCGGAACATCTCCTCGTTCTCGCGCAGGCGCTGCTCCGATTCCCGCTTGCGCGCGTTGCGTTCGAAGGCGCTGAGGAGGCAGTGGGCCAAGCGCCCGGGTGAGAGGTCCGGCGGAGCCAGGAAGTCCTCGGCACCCCTCCGGATGGCGAGGCGGGCCATCGTGTCGGCGCCGTCCTTCGCCACGAGGACGATGGCGAGGTCCCCGCCGTCCCGCCAGATCATGTCCAGGGCGGGAAGGCCCGGACCGCCACCCAGGCCTGCGCCCAGGACCACCAGGTCGATGCCGCCGCCCCGGAGCCTCCGCAGGCCCTCCCCGAGGGTCGCGGCGCTGGAGGCGGCCGTCCCCGGCAGCCCCGCCGCGGCGAGGTCGGCCAGGGTGCCCGAAAACAGAGGGTCGTCCTCGATGATCAGGAGGGTTCGGGGCTGGGGCGCTTCCAGGGGGGTTTCGGGCATCTTGGGCGGGACCTGCTAGATGGTATCGTCCACTTCCGCCCGGGAATGAAATTCAGGGCCAAGGAAATCCGCACGATAAGGTAGAGAGGATCGCGAAGCAGCCATGGCCGTCAGGACCCGGATACTGTTTGTTGATGATGAACCGCTCGTATTGCAGGGGCTCCAGCGGCTCCTGCGGAACATGCGGGCCGAGTGGGACATGGTCTTCGTCACCAGCGGCGCCGAGGGCCTGGAGGAACTGGCCCGGTCCCCCTTCGACGTGGTGGTCGCGGACATGCGCATGCCGGGCATGAATGGAGCCGAATTCCTCAACCGCGTCATGCGGCTCCATCCGGGCACGATCCGGCTGGTGCTCTCGGGCCAGGCGGATTCCGACCTGATCCTCCAGGTGGAAGGCGCGGCCCACCAGTTCATCTCCAAGCCCTGCGACCCCGGCATCCTGCGCACCGTGATCCAGGCCGCCAGCGAGATCGGAGGCCGCCTGCGCAGCGAGGAGATCCGCCGGGTCCTCGGCGGGATCGCCCACCTCCCGGTCCTGCCTGCCGCCTACCAGGAGATCCTGGCCCTCCTGGCCATCGAGGCCACGACCGTGGAGGACCTGGGCAGGGTGGTGCAGAAGGACCCGGGGATGACCGGCAACATCCTCAAGCTGGTCAATTCCGCCTATTTCGGCCTGCGCCAGCGGGTCTCGGACCCGGCCGAGGCGGTGTCCTTCCTGGGGGTCGACACCCTCAAGTCGCTGGCCCTGGTCCACGGAATCTTCAGTCAGGTGCGCGCGCTGCCGCAGGCCTTCAACGGCGCCCACCTCTGGCAGCACAGCCTCCAGCTGGCCGCGGCCTCCCGGGAGATCGCCAGGCTGGAGGGCCTGGGCCGTGAACTGGAGGCGGACTGCTTCACGGGGGGCCTCCTCCACGACGTCGGCCTGCTCCTGCTGGCTTCGGGGTTCCCCTCCGAGTACCACCGGATCGCCGGGCTCCTCGCCACGAGCTCCATGGAGATCCTCGATGCGGAAATGGAGGTGCTGGGAGTCCACCACGGCGAAGCGGGGGCGCACCTCCTGGGTCTATGGGGCCTGCCCGGCGCCGTCGTGGAGGCGGTGGCCCACCATCACTGCCCGCGCCCGTCCATCGGGATGACGCCCGAACGCGTCGTCCACGCGGCCGAGACGCTCTCCACGGCCGTCGGCGACTGCAAGGTGTTCGGCGTCCAGAGGGTCTGGGACCCGGGAACCCTCGAGGATGCCGTGGGACCCAGGTACGAGGCCTGGAAGCTCATCCTGGACCGGCTGGGCGAGGAATAGGGAGCACGATGTTGAAGCGGCTGCCGCCGCCGGGATTGTCGTCCACCCAGATGCGGCCCCCGTGGGAGTCGACCGCCGCCTTGCAGAAGGCCAGGCCCAGGCCGCGGTTGTGGCGGTTGTGGGCGTGGGAGGCGGAGGTCTCCAGCTGGACGTAGAGGTCGAACATCCCCTCGCGCATCGCCTCGGGAACCCCGGGGCCCTGGTCGGACACGTACAGGTGGAGCCCGTCGCCCTCGTGGCGCCCGGCGCCCAGGAGGAGGGTTCCGCCGTCGGGGGAGTAGCGCAGGCAGTTGTCCAGGAGGTTGCCCAGCACCCGGTCCATGAGGACCGGGTCCATGGGGTGGTGGAGATCGGCGTCCTCCACCTCCACCACGCCGTGGATCTTCCGCACCTTCAGCCAGAGGTCGTGGCGGGCCAGGATCCCCTCCAGGAAGGGCCGGAGCGGCACCTCGGCGAGGGAGGGCCGGATCCCGGTGTGCTCGGCCTTGATGTGGTCCATCCAGGAGGTGACCAGCCGCAGGAGGTGCTCGGCGCCCGTGAGGACCCGGTTCCAGGCCGCGGCGGGCCGGGTCTCCTGGGTGACCATCATCTCCGCCTGAAGGAGGATTCCGGCGATGGGGTTCTTGAGGTCGTGGAGGAGGAAGGCCTGGAGCCTCTCCCGCTCCTCGCGGGTCCGGAGGATGATCTCGTTCTGCGCCCCGATGGTGGCCACGCTGGTGCGCAGGTCCGTCATCAGCCCCCGGATGCGGATGAGGGACTTCACGCGCAGCTGCAGTTCCTCCGTGCGAACGGGCTTGGTGAGGAAGTCGTCGGCGCCGCAGTCCAGGGCCTCGGCATAGAGCTTCTCGTCGTAGGAGCCCGTGAGGACCAGGACGGGGATCTCGCCCCATCCCGGCAGGAGCCGCAGGGCCCGGCAGGTCTCGATGCCGCTCATGCCCGGCATGACGAGGTCCAGGATGACCAGATCGACCGTGCCGCCCTGCGCGAAGGCCAGCGCGGCGGCACCGTCCCCGACGCAGTGGACGATGTAGCCGCCGCGGCCCAGCTGGCGCTTGAGGGCGGCGCTGACGGCCCGGTCATCGTCCACCACGAGGATGGTTTCCCGCGAACCCCATTCCGGCGGCATGGTATTCTCCGAAGCGTCCCACATCATGTCATGAACGGCCATGAAGGGCGCGCCCAGAGAGGATGATTGATGGCCTCGATACTCCTGACGAAGGTGCTCGCCGCTCCCGTCCCCGACGAGGCCTGGTTCGAGGGGCTGCTGAGGTGGGTGATGGACGGGGACCCGGAAGGCGGCCTCACCTCCGCCCGTTTCCGCCGGCTGCAGGAGCTCCAGGAACACCTCGAACTCCGCCCCTCGGGCCCTGAGTGGAAGGCCCGAATCCAGGCGGTCTGGAGCCATACCAGCGCTGTCGGCCTCCTGGCCGATGCGGGCCTGCCCACCCATGGTTCCTTCCTCCGCGAGGCGGTGGAGCTCCTGGTCGACCGGTTCGTGCCCAGCCTGGATCCCGAGAATGACCTCTCCGCGCTCCTTCACCGCCTGGAGCTCGACGAGGCCGACGGGGACTGGGTCGAGGCCCTGCCGGAGGGGGACGGCCTCTGGGACGGGCTCCTCTCCGTGCCTGCCGAGGCCCGCTGGGACGCCGTCCAGCTCCTGGCCTACCGGGCCGCGGCCCTGGGCCTGGCTCGCGACCTGCTGGGCCTGGGCCCCCAGGAACGCGAACTGGACTCGCCCTTCGCCAGGCTCCCCGAGGCCGCCGCGGCCCTGCGCGTGGGCGGGGATCCGGGCTGGGCCGCGCTCCTGGAGGACTGCCG from Geothrix sp. 21YS21S-2 includes these protein-coding regions:
- a CDS encoding HD domain-containing phosphohydrolase, producing the protein MSPKVLLVDDDPNILAAYTRTLRKRFQFDTAQGGDEALACMRDNDPYGVILSDMRMPGMDGIQFLSRAKELSPDSVRIMLTGNADQNTAIEAVNQGNIFRFLTKPCDPDTLALSLEAGLKQYQLVTAERELVEGTLKGSLALLVDLLSIADPVAFARSQHLAPLAQKIAKVLELESTWVVTVASMLSQIGALTVPPSVMAKVRSGGLITTHERETVTRLPEISSGLIRHIPRMEEVAQAILFMNKNYNGSGFPLIHVREDEIPLGGRILKVASDFLDLEEKRGNAQSALAEMSQTSLFYDPKILQALARTLEMPDEALAEDKDLPHLATHDTVQPGQILVEGVETREGILVYPPLTRVGESHLERLKNFARLVGLKEPFLVLG
- a CDS encoding response regulator, which gives rise to MARLRILLVDDQQLILLGLERMLRRMRNLWEVVVAESGRKARELLEVQPFDVLVTDLNMPGYSGVQLMEWSLEHRPEMVRIVLSGHQDTAMLHGAARYAHRFLTKPSEPGLLLAALVQVSEVKDLGQGEMDLLPVVAGMGQLPGSPVTSHRVRAFLDDPAAQPVALRGLVCRDPGLAAKALKLVNSAFYGPPRPTVDPWEAVQLLGREELADLVMGPAAPEAEARLRPLREAHLRIARLALAIARAEGAPAPVQDLAYAGGLLSAAGPMILALARPGTEDRDERRVFGAEAPEVSRLYLTLMGLPAPLLDLVGNLRSPSRARLADPLAMAAVHVAAGLQDGEFLAGAGLQDRVPAWLTLEPAEKDTP
- a CDS encoding PAS domain S-box protein, giving the protein MPETPLEAPQPRTLLIIEDDPLFSGTLADLAAAGLPGTAASSAATLGEGLRRLRGGGIDLVVLGAGLGGGPGLPALDMIWRDGGDLAIVLVAKDGADTMARLAIRRGAEDFLAPPDLSPGRLAHCLLSAFERNARKRESEQRLRENEEMFRVISENAGDLVALLDQSGRRLFQNFAHARTLGFTMEELNEFPPMFLFHPEDRDRLQAELAELFQGGREDTTEFRLLHKDGTWRHFEGRAAIVRGRTASGDLAIIVSRDITARVKADTELLKAHAIKNLILENSTLGIAFVRDRVFEWVNSRLAEILGRPLAQLLGAPTRILYPDGASYDEMARSTYDAMRRGERADVTWQLLRGDGSSFWCRMIGRPLNPAIPHEGSVWLMEDTTENRKIEQARLSLEVQLRHAQKLEAIGQLAAGIAHEINTPTQYIGDNTKFLAEAFQDLLRVVEGLEEALPEPAGPLARILEEVDLPYLKEEIPRAIEQSAEGIARVTRIVKAMKDFSHPGSEEPVDVDLNRSIESTITVSRNEWKYVANLVLELDPNLPPVLCYPNEINQAVLNLVVNAAHAISDAQSADPETKGTITVSTALDAGMAEIRVRDTGTGIPEHVRPRIFDPFFTTKEVGRGTGQGLAIVHTVIVERHKGTVAFETETGSGSVFILRVPVTRDREGGRLG
- a CDS encoding response regulator, coding for MAVRTRILFVDDEPLVLQGLQRLLRNMRAEWDMVFVTSGAEGLEELARSPFDVVVADMRMPGMNGAEFLNRVMRLHPGTIRLVLSGQADSDLILQVEGAAHQFISKPCDPGILRTVIQAASEIGGRLRSEEIRRVLGGIAHLPVLPAAYQEILALLAIEATTVEDLGRVVQKDPGMTGNILKLVNSAYFGLRQRVSDPAEAVSFLGVDTLKSLALVHGIFSQVRALPQAFNGAHLWQHSLQLAAASREIARLEGLGRELEADCFTGGLLHDVGLLLLASGFPSEYHRIAGLLATSSMEILDAEMEVLGVHHGEAGAHLLGLWGLPGAVVEAVAHHHCPRPSIGMTPERVVHAAETLSTAVGDCKVFGVQRVWDPGTLEDAVGPRYEAWKLILDRLGEE
- a CDS encoding response regulator, with the translated sequence MPPEWGSRETILVVDDDRAVSAALKRQLGRGGYIVHCVGDGAAALAFAQGGTVDLVILDLVMPGMSGIETCRALRLLPGWGEIPVLVLTGSYDEKLYAEALDCGADDFLTKPVRTEELQLRVKSLIRIRGLMTDLRTSVATIGAQNEIILRTREERERLQAFLLHDLKNPIAGILLQAEMMVTQETRPAAAWNRVLTGAEHLLRLVTSWMDHIKAEHTGIRPSLAEVPLRPFLEGILARHDLWLKVRKIHGVVEVEDADLHHPMDPVLMDRVLGNLLDNCLRYSPDGGTLLLGAGRHEGDGLHLYVSDQGPGVPEAMREGMFDLYVQLETSASHAHNRHNRGLGLAFCKAAVDSHGGRIWVDDNPGGGSRFNIVLPIPRPAGPG